One Triticum dicoccoides isolate Atlit2015 ecotype Zavitan chromosome 4B, WEW_v2.0, whole genome shotgun sequence genomic window carries:
- the LOC119294240 gene encoding uncharacterized protein LOC119294240, giving the protein MPIENMPKEANEVDSPQSQHQEITVEHGSPLSNDELLKIIQGANGMPVLFIPSGNGRLAAVAVDGLQNLVPTNPTGDQSAKKERLQDFRAWLLFLTSLVATMSYTAGLTPPGGFWSADDKEKGYSAGASVMRDKFPPRYLAFCYSNAIAFFSSLIIIVMLAGNINKEFVRFYNQIFKMLVALCLMSVVASFVSGTWESMLQAYMYVLLLAIIFVMLVALCVRERHKHQQDD; this is encoded by the coding sequence ATGCCCATAGAGAATATGCCCAAAGAAGCAAACGAAGTGGATTCACCACAGTCTCAACATCAAGAGATCACCGTCGAGCATGGTTCACCTTTGTCCAATGACGAATTGTTGAAGATAATACAGGGAGCCAATGGCATGCCGGTGCTCTTCATCCCCTCTGGCAACGGTCGGCTTGCGGCTGTAGCTGTCGACGGCCTTCAGAATCTGGTGCCCACCAATCCCACAGGCGATCAATCTGCTAAAAAAGAGAGGCTCCAAGACTTTCGTGCCTGGCTACTTTTCCTCACTTCACTGGTTGCCACCATGTCCTACACCGCGGGGCTTACTCCACCCGGTGGTTTCTGGAGCGCCGATGACAAAGAAAAGGGATACAGCGCTGGTGCGTCGGTTATGCGTGACAAGTTCCCCCCGAGGTACCTGGCTTTTTGCTACAGCAACGCCATCGCCTTCTTCTCGTCGTTGATCATCATTGTCATGCTAGCAGGAAACATAAATAAAGAGTTCGTCAGATTTTACAATCAAATTTTCAAGATGCTTGTAGCACTTTGTCTCATGAGCGTGGTGGCCAGCTTCGTCTCCGGCACGTGGGAAAGCATGCTTCAAGCTTACATGTATGTGCTGCTTCTAGCTATCATTTTCGTCATGCTGGTCGCCTTGTGTGTGCGCGAACGGCACAAGCATCAGCAAGATGATTGA